GAAATGGGTGTTCGGTATCGGCGAGTACTTCGTACCGGATTTCTTCATGAGTTTGTTCGTCTGAACAAAAACGCCGCTCGGAGCGGCGTTTTTTATTTGCTTATTGCAAAAGCCACATTCTTACCCTACTCAAGTCAGCCTGCCCGCCGCCGGGGACTGCAGCGGAAGCACGGATGCGAACGGTCTAATTAATCAAGCCATGCAATACGCCGCGCCCCCAGGTGAGGAGAATTATGTGAACACATCACGCGGATATGTCTCTCCGGCTTTGACTTTCAATTCCATATGGTTCTGTTCGGGGGCGAAGACGCAGGTGGCAAAATCGGTGAAGGCGCAGGGCGGGTTGTAGGCCTTATTGAAGTCGAGGAACATCTTTCCGTCCGGCTCGACATCCGCAACAAGATAGCGGCCCGTCGGGTAGGTTTCGTCGTCGCTGGTCGGGTCCCGGAAGCGGAGGAAGAACGTGCCGTCGTCCTCCTTGTTGATGTCCAATTTATATTGCTTTCCCTCGAACTCGAAGGAGACAAATCCTTCCACAGGGAATTCGGCTTTTTCGCCGGTCAGGTCCGGGAAGTATGCCATCTTGGGTTTGTCATACGCGTTGAAAACCACCGGGATGCGAAAGGCTTCGTCGATGTCGTACCAGGTTCGGGCGGGGAACGAGGCGCGCTTTTTCGTCTGGTTATCCCACATGCGGATGCCCATCCGGTTTCCGCGCTGGATGACGACCATTTGAATCCCCTCGAGTTTGATGAAGCTCGGGTTTTCGGTAATGTCCGGTTGGAGGACGGCAAAATCGGTCAGTTTGTCGTCGACAATGATCCTCTGCCCGGAATTGGTTCGCAGCGAGACCGATCTGCCGTTGTATTCGAAATAACCGATCTTGTCGGGCACCCGCCGGGGAAGTTCGATCTCGTTCCCGGGGTCGGAACCGAAATGATTCCTGCCGAGTTTCAACCAGTAGAGGCCGGCGAGGGCAAGCCAGTTGTTTTCCCTGCGGATGTTTTCATTGCGTTCTTTTCGCCACCGGGCAATCATCTGGCGGTATGTCTTGTCGGGCATATTGAAAAATTATATCAAAGGAGGGCTGCATGAGCAGAGGGCTTTCGTTTTTGATAAAATGATTCATGCAGTTTCACTGCGGCAAAAGACAAAATTCACTTTAAGGAGCAGGGCATGGGTTTGAAACCCGATCATTGGATTCGAAAAATGGCGCTGGAGCAAGGCATGATCGATCCGTTCGTGGACAGGCAGGTGCGCAACGGCGTGATCTCCTACGGCGTCTCGTCGTACGGATACGACATCCGCGTGGCGAATGAGTTCAAAATCTTCACGAACGTTTTTTCGGCAACGGTGGACCCCAAACATTTCAACACGGATTCAATGGTGGATTTCAGCGGGGATGTATGCATCGTGCCGCCCAATTCGTTCGCGCTGGCACGCACGGTGGAATATTTCCGCATCCCGCGCAAGGTGCTGACGATCTGTCTGGGAAAATCCACCTATGCGCGCTGCGGGATCATCGTCAACGTCACACCGTTCGAG
This portion of the Anaerolineales bacterium genome encodes:
- a CDS encoding dCTP deaminase is translated as MGLKPDHWIRKMALEQGMIDPFVDRQVRNGVISYGVSSYGYDIRVANEFKIFTNVFSATVDPKHFNTDSMVDFSGDVCIVPPNSFALARTVEYFRIPRKVLTICLGKSTYARCGIIVNVTPFEPEWEGYVTLEISNTTPLPAKIYANEGLAQVLFFEADEECEISYADKKGKYQKQQSIVLPKL
- a CDS encoding DUF1684 domain-containing protein; this translates as MPDKTYRQMIARWRKERNENIRRENNWLALAGLYWLKLGRNHFGSDPGNEIELPRRVPDKIGYFEYNGRSVSLRTNSGQRIIVDDKLTDFAVLQPDITENPSFIKLEGIQMVVIQRGNRMGIRMWDNQTKKRASFPARTWYDIDEAFRIPVVFNAYDKPKMAYFPDLTGEKAEFPVEGFVSFEFEGKQYKLDINKEDDGTFFLRFRDPTSDDETYPTGRYLVADVEPDGKMFLDFNKAYNPPCAFTDFATCVFAPEQNHMELKVKAGETYPRDVFT